One Methylophilus sp. TWE2 DNA segment encodes these proteins:
- the dapC gene encoding succinyldiaminopimelate transaminase has translation MNPNLNHLQPYPFQRLRDLFQGLTPNPAFSHVNLSIGEPKHATPSIISEALANNLSGLASYPTTIGVPALREAINQWLQRRYKIPALNIDKAILPVNGSREALFAFAQAVIDSSTTQQPVVISPNPFYQIYEGAAFLAGAQPYFINTTPDNDYVMDLTQVPVEVLKRTQLVFVCSPGNPSGKVMDIQAWKTLFELSDQYGFVIASDECYSEIYFDEAQPPVGALQAAHQLGRDDFKRIVMFSSLSKRSNVPGMRSGFVAGDVEIIEKFALYRTYHGCAMNPAVQAASIVAWNDEEHVIHNRALYSKKFNAVTPILQKVWPKTQLPDAAFYLWINTEKDDTQVAKQLYQELNITVLPGSFLAREAHGLNPGKGFIRMALVASYEETIAAADRVSEFLK, from the coding sequence ATGAATCCAAATTTAAACCACCTTCAACCCTACCCGTTCCAGCGTTTGCGTGACCTGTTTCAGGGACTGACACCCAACCCGGCATTCAGCCATGTCAACCTGTCGATTGGTGAACCTAAACATGCCACTCCAAGCATCATCAGCGAAGCACTTGCAAACAACTTGAGTGGATTGGCCAGCTATCCTACCACAATCGGCGTGCCCGCTTTGCGTGAAGCGATCAATCAGTGGCTGCAACGCCGATACAAGATTCCAGCGCTCAACATCGACAAAGCCATACTGCCTGTGAATGGCAGCCGTGAAGCCCTGTTTGCGTTTGCACAAGCGGTGATTGATAGCAGTACGACTCAACAGCCGGTGGTGATTTCGCCCAACCCGTTTTACCAGATTTACGAAGGTGCGGCCTTTTTGGCAGGCGCACAGCCCTACTTTATCAATACCACACCTGACAACGACTATGTCATGGACCTAACACAAGTCCCTGTCGAAGTCCTCAAACGAACCCAACTGGTATTTGTCTGCAGCCCTGGTAATCCATCCGGTAAAGTCATGGATATCCAGGCTTGGAAAACTCTGTTTGAGTTATCAGATCAATACGGATTCGTCATTGCCTCAGATGAATGTTATTCGGAAATTTATTTCGATGAAGCACAACCTCCGGTCGGTGCACTACAAGCAGCGCATCAACTCGGTCGCGACGACTTTAAGCGCATCGTCATGTTCAGCTCTCTATCCAAACGCTCCAATGTACCTGGCATGCGCTCTGGTTTTGTCGCTGGTGATGTAGAGATTATCGAAAAGTTTGCCTTGTATCGTACCTACCACGGCTGCGCGATGAACCCGGCTGTGCAAGCTGCGAGTATCGTTGCCTGGAATGACGAAGAGCATGTCATTCATAACCGAGCGCTTTATAGCAAGAAATTCAATGCTGTAACGCCAATCTTACAAAAAGTTTGGCCAAAAACCCAATTACCTGATGCTGCATTTTATTTATGGATTAATACGGAAAAAGACGATACGCAGGTAGCCAAGCAGTTGTATCAAGAGTTGAATATTACGGTCTTACCAGGTTCTTTTTTGGCGCGGGAGGCCCATGGCCTGAATCCTGGTAAAGGATTTATTCGTATGGCACTCGTTGCCTCATATGAAGAGACAATCGCTGCTGCAGACAGGGTCAGCGAGTTTTTGAAATAA
- a CDS encoding PEP-CTERM sorting domain-containing protein — MRQLIKRSVIGLALLAMSSGVFAATYTFNQTKGMAIPVVSETGNFVLSGYAISATATVLDIKNAAGDVVLSLNKDTSTNQFALGFTSFIAGNYTLFFNASVLDAKGSFTSALGSISGQTAIGASPVPEAESSALMLMGLGILGLIVRRKSA; from the coding sequence ATGCGTCAATTAATTAAAAGAAGCGTTATCGGTTTGGCATTGCTTGCGATGTCTTCAGGTGTTTTCGCCGCTACTTATACATTCAATCAGACTAAAGGTATGGCAATTCCTGTTGTGAGCGAAACAGGTAACTTTGTCCTCAGTGGTTATGCGATTTCAGCAACAGCGACTGTCCTGGATATTAAAAATGCAGCAGGTGATGTAGTGTTGAGCCTGAACAAGGATACGAGCACCAATCAGTTTGCACTGGGCTTTACTTCATTTATTGCAGGTAACTATACTTTGTTTTTTAACGCTTCAGTGCTGGATGCCAAAGGTTCATTTACTTCTGCCTTAGGGTCTATTAGTGGTCAAACAGCCATAGGCGCTTCTCCAGTACCAGAAGCTGAAAGCAGCGCGCTGATGTTAATGGGATTGGGTATACTCGGATTGATTGTCCGCAGGAAGTCTGCCTGA
- a CDS encoding PEP-CTERM sorting domain-containing protein gives MKKIVYSIIAASAFMFAGSASATSTTTNISGSGTQTYSINVDDTLFNASFDGFGVTAISLTGSTTNYSFTQNFITDVWEFSTTNFIPGLYNLNITAVGAWTGQYTTTLGTFIPATPVPEPETNMMMLFGLLAVAVAFGKSKSA, from the coding sequence GTGAAAAAAATTGTATACAGCATCATTGCTGCAAGTGCTTTCATGTTTGCAGGTTCCGCTAGTGCAACCTCTACAACAACAAATATTTCAGGGAGTGGTACACAAACTTACTCTATTAACGTCGATGACACGTTGTTTAATGCCTCATTTGATGGCTTTGGGGTGACAGCGATAAGTTTGACTGGCAGCACTACCAACTATTCTTTTACGCAGAACTTCATTACCGATGTTTGGGAATTTAGTACCACAAACTTCATCCCTGGTTTATATAACTTGAATATCACTGCAGTCGGGGCGTGGACTGGTCAATACACAACAACACTGGGTACATTTATTCCTGCAACGCCTGTCCCAGAACCAGAGACCAACATGATGATGTTGTTTGGTTTGTTAGCGGTTGCAGTTGCCTTTGGCAAATCTAAATCAGCCTAA
- a CDS encoding FxDxF family PEP-CTERM protein, protein MKLAKKMTVLSALLMSSVFAVNANAATFSVSSTEYLFNPGMFFEQLNFSISEASVVSYSFSGLTGSYSLFVPALTDTAVPANTFASGTLLSAGNYSFNIFGNLNSASGQFTYTLSAVTAAVPEPQTTGMMALGLGLMGLISRRKKQ, encoded by the coding sequence ATGAAGCTTGCGAAGAAAATGACAGTATTGTCAGCGCTGTTGATGTCTTCAGTATTTGCAGTAAATGCCAATGCTGCGACATTTTCAGTATCCTCAACTGAGTACCTGTTTAACCCAGGCATGTTTTTTGAACAATTGAATTTCTCTATTTCTGAGGCTTCAGTTGTTAGCTACAGCTTTAGTGGTTTAACAGGTAGTTATTCATTGTTTGTTCCTGCACTGACAGATACAGCTGTACCTGCAAACACATTTGCAAGCGGTACATTGTTAAGTGCTGGTAATTATTCATTCAATATTTTTGGTAACCTGAACTCTGCATCTGGTCAATTTACTTATACATTGTCAGCAGTGACTGCGGCTGTGCCTGAACCACAGACGACAGGTATGATGGCTTTGGGTTTAGGTTTGATGGGTTTGATCTCACGTCGTAAGAAACAGTAA
- a CDS encoding FxDxF family PEP-CTERM protein: MKLINALVLAGLLSVNGVAHAGTPSSSTPTTTTSSISQDLFDDGSVSVSKTYAGDKTFTDNYTFNLNAQRLQEFNSLSATLNYTNSNSVGCALLIFCGTSNSGFSNLNVTLTSPSGSSTSGTTTTGPTNTSVFVIPILVWSATTSTQNTVSTDWISLLATGTYTLSVSGTTLKNGGGYSLGVTAVPEPQTAALAALGLGLIGMIARRRRV; this comes from the coding sequence ATGAAATTAATAAATGCTTTGGTACTGGCAGGTCTGTTATCTGTAAATGGTGTCGCTCACGCAGGGACACCCTCTTCAAGCACCCCAACGACAACAACCTCAAGCATTTCGCAAGATTTGTTTGATGATGGCAGTGTTAGCGTCAGCAAAACCTATGCTGGTGACAAAACTTTCACTGACAATTACACATTCAATTTGAATGCACAGCGCTTGCAGGAGTTTAACTCCTTGTCAGCTACTCTGAATTACACGAACTCCAACTCTGTTGGCTGCGCATTGTTGATTTTTTGCGGTACCTCAAATTCCGGCTTCAGTAATTTGAATGTTACTTTAACAAGCCCTTCAGGTAGTAGCACAAGTGGTACTACAACCACCGGCCCAACAAATACTAGCGTATTCGTAATTCCTATTTTGGTATGGAGTGCAACGACTTCTACACAAAATACAGTTTCTACTGACTGGATCAGTTTACTAGCTACAGGTACTTACACACTTTCCGTTTCTGGTACAACCCTGAAAAACGGAGGGGGATACAGCTTGGGGGTAACCGCAGTGCCTGAACCTCAAACAGCTGCTCTGGCCGCATTGGGTTTAGGTCTCATTGGGATGATTGCACGTAGGAGAAGAGTGTAA
- a CDS encoding FxDxF family PEP-CTERM protein has translation MSIVKGLAIAALASFAVNAGATTVTLGAGSSTLPMVVAAGGILGPTVSFNDIFNFTLAGPGKISYQISEKEVVFGYPDPSSSLGFSVAQIYDISDTSFTYGLYNASNALVTDLNNLTSGAYYIKVSGTTTGLFGGQYTLKTTITAVPEPETNLMMLLGLAAIGTLTYRKKNSL, from the coding sequence ATGAGTATAGTGAAAGGACTAGCAATTGCGGCTTTAGCCTCTTTTGCTGTAAATGCAGGTGCGACCACTGTAACACTCGGCGCAGGTTCGTCGACGTTGCCTATGGTAGTGGCGGCGGGTGGTATTCTGGGCCCGACTGTCAGTTTTAATGACATTTTTAATTTCACGCTCGCTGGCCCGGGCAAAATAAGCTACCAAATCAGTGAGAAAGAAGTGGTGTTTGGTTATCCTGACCCTTCAAGTTCTCTCGGGTTTTCAGTGGCTCAAATTTATGACATTTCTGATACATCTTTTACCTATGGGTTATACAATGCTTCCAATGCATTGGTGACAGATTTGAATAATCTGACATCTGGTGCTTACTACATTAAAGTATCCGGTACAACAACAGGTCTTTTTGGTGGGCAGTACACATTAAAAACCACTATTACTGCCGTGCCTGAGCCAGAAACAAATCTGATGATGTTGTTGGGCTTGGCTGCCATCGGCACACTCACATACCGCAAGAAAAATTCACTGTAA